A single region of the Raphanus sativus cultivar WK10039 chromosome 1, ASM80110v3, whole genome shotgun sequence genome encodes:
- the LOC108807343 gene encoding putative DNA (cytosine-5)-methyltransferase CMT1 encodes MKRPEPSSDLSFTGEPIPVEEATAKWPLRYRSSKARVSVTLGTPKDGDIEENLEQAKRHYSQALVDGTLFSLGDDVYVKAEEGNPNYIAKIVEFFEAVDGEPYFRARWFYRPEDTVIKTLASEVQEKRVFLSNVEDDNPLNCIVSRVNIVKVPAKIVSGAEKRVIPPCDFYYDTKYELAHLTFSTAADDSDASSTISSESDSNCIQIPQKKEKFLLDLYSGCGAMSTGLCMGASLSGIKLTKKWAVDINSFACDSLRLNHPETEVRNEAAEDFLKLLIEWRKLCQKFALISSTEVIESDGDSEDEEEDGDENDDADGDSSGSEIPPEEFEVDKFLDICFGNPKGLKEASALHLKVRWKGYGPDEDTWEPYDGLRKCKEKLKEFVTTGFNTNRFPLPGDVHFVCGGPPCQGISGFNRFRNNKAPLEDEKNQQLLVYMNIIDYLKPNYVLMENVVDLLKFSKGFCARYAVARLVAMNYQTRLGMMTAGSYGVPQVRNRVFLWGAQPTEKLPPYPLPTHETIAKSLTPTEFEEIQVGYSQRNLLQLENALTLADAISDLPPATNYEKSDERKYETKPQTNFQKYIRLSRAESIIPLDGRDASKSRILYDHQPLELNDDDLERVCHIVKKKGANFRDLPGVIVEDNKVKFDPSVERPKLKSGKFLVPDYAVSFVNGKSKKPFGRLWWDEIVHTVVTRAEPHNQIVIHPLQDRVLTVRENARIQGFPDFYKLCGPIKEKYIQVGNAVAVPVGVALGYAFGLASQGLSDNQPVIKLPFMYPQCMQGKAEEHSA; translated from the exons ATGAAGCGGCCGGAGCCTTCCTCGGATCTATCCTTTACCGGAGAGCCCATCCCAGTTGAAGAAGCTACGGCGAAATGGCCACTTCGCTATAGATCTTCAAAGGCTAGAGTATCCGTGACACTGGGAACTCCAAAGGATGG TGACATTGAAGAGAATCTGGAGCAGGCGAAACGTCATTACAGCCAAGCTCTTGTAGATGGAACTCTTTTCAGTCTTGGTGACGATGTTTACGTTAAA gCTGAAGAGGGGAATCCGAATTATATTGCAAAGATTGTGGAGTTTTTTGAAGCGGTTGATGGTGAGCCCTACTTCAGAGCTCGATGGTTCTATAGACCTGAAGACACG GTTATCAAAACCCTTGCAAGTGAGGTGCAAGAAAAGAGGGTGTTTCTCTCTAATGTTGAAGATGATAATCCCCTCAATTGCATTGTCTCCCGCGTTAATATTGTGAAAGTTCCAGCCAAG ATTGTTTCCGGAGCTGAGAAGAGAGTTATACCGCCTTGTGATTTTTATTACGATACGAAATATGAGCTAGCTCACCTCACCTTTTCAACTGCTGCCGATG ATAGTGATGCGTCATCGACAATTTCAAGTGAATCTGATTCCAATTGCATTCAGATTCCCCAGAAGAAGGAAAAATTCTTGCTTGATCTATACAGTGGATGTGGAGCAATGTCAACTGGTCTGTGTATGGGGGCTTCCCTGTCAGGCATAAAGTTGACTAAG AAATGGGCAGTAGATATCAACAGCTTCGCTTGTGATAGTTTGAGACTGAACCATCCTGAAACTGAG GTGAGAAACGAAGCTGCGGAAGACTTTCTAAAACTGCTCATAGAATGGAGAAAGTTATGCCAAAAGTTTGCCCTAATTTCCAGTACCGAGGTAATAGAATCAGATGGTGATTcggaagatgaagaggaagatggAGATGAAAATGATGATGCGGATGGAGATAGTAGTGGATCTGAAATTCCACCTGAAGAGTTCGAGGTAGACAAGTTCCTAGATATTTGTTTTGGAAATCCTAAAGGACTTAAGGAAGCATCTGCACTTCATCTTAAG GTGCGTTGGAAAGGTTATGGTCCTGATGAAGATACTTGGGAGCCTTATGATGGGTTAAG AAAATGCAAAGAAAAGTTAAAGGAGTTTGTGACAACCGGGTTCAACACTAACCGATTTCCCCTTCCT GGAGATGTTCATTTTGTGTGTGGAGGTCCTCCATGTCAAGGAATTAGCGGCTTTAACCGTTTCAGAAATAACAAAGCACCACTTGAAGATGAAAAGAATCAGCAGTTGTTGGTGTATATGAACATTATCGACTATTTGAAGCCAAATTATGTGCTCATGGAAAATGTCGTCGATCTCTTGAAGTTTTCAAAGGGGTTTTGTGCCCGTTACGCTGTTGCTCGTCTAGTTGCGATGAACTATCAGACAAGATTAGGCATGATGACAGCGGGTTCTTACGGTGTTCCTCAGGTCAGAAACAGAGTATTCCTATGGGGGGCACAACCAACGGAG AAACTTCCACCTTACCCTTTGCCTACTCACGAGACTATCGCCAAAAGCTTAACCCCTACAGAGTTTGAG GAAATACAAGTTGGATATAGCCAAAGGAATCTTCTTCAGTTAGAAAATGCTCTTACCCTTGCAGATGCGATAAGCGATCTCCCACCA GCGACGAATTATGAGAAAAGCGATGAAAGGAAATATGAGACGAAACCTCAAACAAACTTTCAGAAGTACATACGTCTTTCAAGAGCTG AGTCAATAATCCCCCTGGATGGTAGAGATGCTTCAAAGTCAAGAATTCTCTATGATCACCAACCACTTGAACTAAATGACGACGACCTTGAACGGGTTTGCCATATTGTAAAGAAGAAG GGTGCCAACTTCAGAGATTTGCCTGGTGTTATAGTTGAAGACAACAAAGTGAAATTTGACCCTTCTGTAGAACGACCAAAACTGAAATCTGGAAAGTTTCTG GTTCCTGATTATGCAGTGTCATTTGTCAATGGGAAATCGAAAAA GCCATTTGGTCGTCTGTGGTGGGACGAGATTGTTCATACAGTTGTGACAAGAGCAGAACCTCACAACCAG ATTGTAATCCATCCGTTGCAAGATCGTGTATTAACCGTCCGTGAGAACGCCAGAATACAAGGTTTTCCTGATTTTTATAAGCTATGTGGCCCAATAAAGGAGAA ATACATCCAGGTAGGAAATGCGGTGGCTGTCCCTGTAGGGGTTGCGTTAGGATATGCTTTCGGGTTGGCAAGTCAAGGGCTGTCTGATAACCAGCCTGTAATAAAACTCCCCTTCATGTATCCTCAGTGTATGCAAGGAAAAGCTGAGGAGCACTCTGCTTGA